One region of Macadamia integrifolia cultivar HAES 741 chromosome 11, SCU_Mint_v3, whole genome shotgun sequence genomic DNA includes:
- the LOC122093367 gene encoding bax inhibitor 1-like yields MLGPAAMLAKRREYLYLGGLLSSGLSILFWLHFASSIFGGSTALFQFELYFGLLLFVGYIVVDTQEIIERAHLGELDYVKHSLTLFTDFAAVFVRILIIMLKHAAEKDQKKRRRRN; encoded by the exons atgcttggaCCGGCTGCAATGTTGGCAAAGCGTAGAGAGTATCTTTACTTGGGAGGACTGTTGTCCTCTGGCCTCTCCATCCTCTTTTGGTTGCACTTTGCATCCTCCATCTTTGGGGGCTCCACAGCACTTTTTCAGTTTGAG TTATATTTCGGGTTGTTGCTCTTTGTTGGGTACATTGTGGTGGACACACAAGAAATAATTGAGAGGGCACACCTTGGGGAACTTGACTATGtgaagcactctttgactctttTCACTGATTTTGCTGCTGTCTTCGTCCGAATTCTCATAATCATG TTGAAGCATGCAGCTGAAAAggatcagaagaagaggaggcgAAGGAATTGA